In Thermosphaera sp., a genomic segment contains:
- a CDS encoding RNA polymerase Rpb4, which yields MTEIPLLEETPLTNPEALHELKKVIERLQVQGASIPLLLTRTYEYLKRFSKIPYEKVGEVKEFLKSKGLREESIIMIINICPKSLDELRPLLELEEKTVETQVAEEIVNYLGNYCVENPRQE from the coding sequence TTGACTGAAATACCCCTCTTGGAGGAAACCCCGTTAACCAATCCCGAAGCCCTGCACGAGTTGAAGAAAGTTATAGAGAGGCTGCAGGTTCAAGGAGCTTCCATTCCATTGCTACTTACCCGCACATATGAGTATTTGAAGCGGTTTTCAAAGATCCCGTATGAGAAAGTGGGCGAGGTAAAAGAGTTTTTGAAGTCGAAAGGGCTCAGGGAAGAGTCAATCATCATGATCATTAATATATGCCCCAAGAGTCTCGACGAGTTAAGACCGCTTCTCGAGCTCGAGGAGAAAACCGTTGAAACCCAGGTTGCCGAGGAAATCGTGAACTACTTAGGAAATTACTGCGTTGAAAACCCTAGACAGGAGTAA
- a CDS encoding DUF655 domain-containing protein has translation MHSFKPDSSRRHEHSWENALIVLDYMELGNPSDRHFEHRNQPLIQGVGTKYFTLLEGIPLPAVRIDILEKIELGYPSKVKKIVQISYDDLTSMAKANLSEALKMIIIENEKFFTEFFNIADPVNIRLHTLELLPNIGKKTMRFILDERAVRRFENFDDIRRRVGIDPVKVLVERLLKEFMGGEKYYLFLRPTERDSIYLRYLERLYGEII, from the coding sequence TTGCACTCCTTCAAGCCAGACAGCTCTAGACGGCATGAACACTCCTGGGAGAATGCCCTCATCGTTCTCGACTACATGGAGCTTGGGAACCCTTCAGACCGACATTTTGAACACAGGAACCAGCCTCTTATACAGGGTGTAGGCACGAAGTATTTTACTCTACTCGAGGGTATTCCTCTACCAGCCGTGAGGATCGACATATTGGAGAAGATCGAGCTTGGCTATCCCAGTAAGGTTAAGAAGATTGTTCAAATCTCCTACGATGACCTAACTAGTATGGCTAAAGCTAATCTCAGCGAAGCCTTGAAAATGATAATAATCGAGAATGAAAAGTTTTTCACCGAGTTCTTCAACATAGCTGACCCAGTGAACATTAGGCTTCACACCCTAGAACTCCTCCCTAATATCGGTAAGAAGACTATGAGGTTTATACTCGATGAGAGAGCGGTAAGGAGGTTCGAAAACTTTGATGATATAAGGCGGAGGGTTGGAATAGACCCTGTCAAAGTTCTGGTTGAAAGATTGTTGAAGGAGTTCATGGGGGGAGAAAAGTATTATTTGTTCCTGAGGCCGACCGAGAGGGATTCCATATATCTGAGGTATCTAGAGAGGCTCTACGGTGAAATCATATAA
- the rsmA gene encoding 16S rRNA (adenine(1518)-N(6)/adenine(1519)-N(6))-dimethyltransferase RsmA, with the protein MKPSKKLSQNFVINPFLIKNMVDSVSFEDTVEIGCGIGTLTFFLLQKVKTLVCIEFDERMAKIVSKNIGDPRFILARGDILTTGLNRPQVVSNLPYHITSDVLILIARDNGVNKAVLTLQKEVGDRLVAPPGSESYGRLSIIIQLLFDIDLKGVYSSRSFYPEPKVASSIVVLKRKRNYDENIQKVENVTRVMFSQRRRNARKVAETRLKIKPEVLEKIIPNGKRVFELEPEVFERLSAEL; encoded by the coding sequence GTGAAACCTTCCAAAAAGCTTAGCCAAAACTTCGTGATCAATCCCTTCCTGATAAAAAACATGGTTGACTCAGTAAGTTTCGAAGACACAGTTGAGATAGGATGCGGTATTGGGACATTAACTTTTTTCCTTCTCCAGAAGGTGAAGACCTTGGTTTGCATCGAGTTCGATGAGAGAATGGCAAAGATAGTGTCGAAGAACATTGGGGACCCTCGATTCATACTAGCAAGAGGCGACATTCTCACTACGGGTCTAAATAGGCCTCAGGTTGTCTCAAACCTACCATACCATATTACGTCGGACGTTTTAATCTTGATAGCAAGGGATAATGGAGTAAACAAGGCGGTACTGACTCTTCAGAAAGAGGTCGGTGATAGATTAGTAGCACCACCGGGTAGCGAATCATATGGAAGACTAAGCATTATAATTCAACTGCTTTTCGACATAGATTTGAAAGGAGTTTACTCCTCGAGATCATTCTACCCTGAGCCCAAAGTTGCTTCCAGCATAGTTGTTCTTAAACGTAAGAGGAATTACGACGAGAATATTCAAAAGGTTGAGAATGTGACCAGGGTAATGTTTAGCCAAAGGAGGAGGAACGCCCGCAAGGTGGCGGAAACACGTTTGAAAATAAAACCCGAGGTGCTGGAGAAAATTATTCCCAATGGTAAAAGAGTGTTCGAGTTAGAGCCCGAGGTGTTTGAGAGATTATCGGCGGAATTGTGA
- a CDS encoding methyltransferase yields the protein MKEYRVGELRIAIYGDVYKPSEDSWLVMKVLDEIKPSREFCIDLGSGTGILGSYSILKKYCKRVVFVDVMDDALISTLKTIEANNQSGRGIVITSIEGVIDNKADMVVTNPPYLPVNDSSRIDIATEGGERGYETIVYFVQEASRVLKQGGVLVLVYSTLSNEDIVYEALISHGFQPLRTWGSKFFYEEIKVVYSEKGEV from the coding sequence GTGAAAGAATATCGCGTAGGAGAATTAAGGATCGCAATATACGGTGATGTTTACAAACCCAGTGAGGACTCGTGGCTGGTTATGAAGGTTCTTGATGAAATCAAGCCTAGCAGGGAGTTCTGCATAGATCTCGGGTCGGGAACAGGGATACTTGGGAGTTATTCAATCTTGAAAAAATATTGTAAACGCGTAGTCTTCGTTGACGTAATGGATGATGCACTGATCTCAACCCTGAAAACTATTGAAGCAAATAATCAATCAGGAAGGGGAATTGTGATCACAAGCATAGAAGGCGTCATCGACAATAAAGCGGATATGGTCGTTACTAACCCTCCCTACCTTCCTGTGAACGATTCAAGCAGAATAGACATAGCTACAGAGGGTGGTGAGAGAGGCTATGAAACCATCGTCTACTTCGTTCAAGAAGCCTCCAGGGTTTTGAAGCAAGGCGGAGTACTAGTACTAGTGTACTCCACGCTCTCCAATGAAGATATCGTCTACGAGGCTTTGATAAGCCACGGGTTTCAACCACTCAGGACTTGGGGTTCGAAATTCTTTTATGAAGAGATAAAGGTGGTTTATTCAGAGAAAGGGGAGGTCTAG
- a CDS encoding RNA methyltransferase gives MIRVVLVGIEGAYNLGVISRTCKNFGVDELYLVKPEASLEEALLYAAKGRDFLEKAKIVDTLEEALKNVDASIATSAKGYRAGDVLRQAMEIESFVNQIAPRIEKIALVFGRESTGLTREELEKTDFLVSIPANPEYPVLNVSQAVAIFLWEIWKARKKHASNIPPTASREDLEALENIFNTVSSRIIPSSDKARKIGLAWRRIIHRARPSVYEARILKYWLYRVKHKIETTPG, from the coding sequence GTGATTAGGGTAGTATTGGTGGGGATAGAGGGAGCATATAATTTAGGAGTAATCTCGAGGACTTGCAAAAATTTCGGAGTCGATGAATTATATCTCGTCAAACCTGAGGCCTCCCTTGAGGAAGCCCTACTGTATGCTGCGAAAGGAAGGGATTTCCTCGAGAAGGCTAAGATAGTTGATACTCTGGAGGAAGCGTTGAAGAACGTGGACGCCTCTATAGCTACAAGCGCGAAAGGATACAGGGCTGGCGACGTGTTAAGGCAGGCGATGGAAATCGAGTCTTTCGTCAACCAAATCGCGCCAAGGATCGAGAAGATCGCATTAGTCTTCGGCAGAGAGAGCACTGGTCTGACTAGGGAGGAACTGGAGAAAACCGATTTCCTCGTATCTATACCAGCAAATCCCGAGTACCCTGTATTGAACGTTAGCCAAGCAGTAGCGATATTTCTATGGGAGATTTGGAAGGCGCGAAAGAAACATGCCTCCAACATCCCGCCGACGGCGTCGCGAGAAGATCTTGAAGCCCTTGAAAACATCTTCAACACGGTTTCCTCGAGGATCATTCCCAGTAGCGATAAAGCCCGTAAAATCGGTCTCGCCTGGAGGAGAATAATCCATAGGGCGAGACCATCTGTTTACGAAGCAAGAATCCTCAAATACTGGCTCTATAGGGTTAAGCATAAGATAGAGACTACTCCGGGATGA
- the pyrH gene encoding UMP kinase yields the protein MDVLVLKITGKAFDNGPELLGKYVSVLRTLSEKYRVVVVTGGGRMARNYIEMARRIGVSSNYWLDMIGISVSRINALFLIASLEGKAYPKPIESPIELLSAITSHKILVGGGLIPGQSTASVAVELAEALGVKKIYYFSATDYVYDKDPAKYPDAKPFKEIAGSRLKEILMQKQLPGEYALIDEKALDLALRSGIEIRLIFFKHPDKIFESLEGLNPGTRIIPE from the coding sequence GTGGATGTATTGGTCTTGAAGATTACGGGAAAAGCCTTCGACAATGGCCCGGAGTTGCTTGGAAAATACGTCTCGGTTTTGCGCACTCTTTCCGAGAAGTATAGAGTTGTCGTAGTAACCGGCGGGGGCAGGATGGCTAGAAACTATATTGAAATGGCTAGGAGAATAGGCGTGTCATCGAATTACTGGCTAGATATGATAGGGATAAGTGTTTCAAGGATTAATGCACTCTTTTTGATAGCATCACTGGAGGGGAAAGCGTATCCGAAGCCCATTGAGTCTCCCATAGAATTATTATCGGCAATTACATCTCACAAGATCCTCGTTGGAGGCGGTTTAATCCCGGGGCAGTCAACGGCTTCTGTCGCCGTCGAGCTGGCCGAAGCCCTCGGCGTTAAAAAGATCTACTACTTCTCGGCGACAGACTATGTCTATGATAAAGACCCTGCTAAGTACCCGGATGCCAAGCCTTTTAAGGAGATCGCGGGTAGCCGTTTAAAGGAGATATTAATGCAAAAACAGCTTCCAGGCGAATACGCGTTGATAGACGAGAAAGCCTTGGATCTGGCGTTGAGAAGCGGAATAGAGATACGCTTAATCTTCTTCAAGCATCCTGATAAAATATTCGAGTCGCTAGAAGGACTTAACCCAGGTACTAGAATCATCCCGGAGTAG
- the glmS gene encoding glutamine--fructose-6-phosphate transaminase (isomerizing), producing the protein MCGIIGACFAGPACMGFKIGELLFNGLLKLEYRGYDSAGMAVLGGELIVRKGKGKLSELDSRLNFKELTGCLGIGHTRWATHGVPNDVNAHPQVDCKNSFAVVHNGVLENYLELKRFLREIGHIFASDTDTEVVPHLIEEYYEETRSVYESFKRVVKKLKGTYAILMISKYEPDRIFFAKKDSPLVIGVGNGFNLLASDIPAILEHTRRVIVLRDHWIGFITPTMIYIEDLMEEEPVVPERYVRNVEWSVQDAVKGGYPHFMLKEIYEQPRALRETISGIVKDPAVQEALKLVLNAERIYATGAGTSFHAVEYFSIATTRIVGKPVFSFISSEYETYLTASGEGDALIVVSQSGETMDSLKALRAFRERGVKIIAVSNVVDSAIPRESDVTLYTRAGPEIGVAATKTFTTQTALLSYITLELGASSGRLDKAERNEIMSFIENVGELAEKNLQAAGDYVKKLATEISDARSIYYLSRGIGVPVAREGALKIKEIAYIHAESYPAGESKHGPIALVEEGFPVVFIIPSDPVLDTLLLGNIEEMRARGAFTVGVGPSDSRAVDLVDVFIPVISPHWIVTPITHTIPLQLLAYHTAVEKGLDPDKPRNLAKTVTVE; encoded by the coding sequence TTGTGCGGGATTATCGGGGCATGCTTCGCAGGGCCAGCGTGCATGGGTTTCAAGATCGGTGAACTCCTTTTCAACGGTCTACTCAAGCTCGAGTACAGGGGTTATGACTCAGCCGGAATGGCTGTTCTAGGGGGCGAGTTAATAGTTAGAAAAGGTAAAGGAAAACTTTCGGAGCTAGACTCTCGGTTAAACTTTAAGGAGTTGACTGGTTGCCTGGGTATTGGACACACCAGGTGGGCCACGCATGGTGTGCCAAACGATGTTAACGCCCACCCCCAGGTAGATTGCAAGAATTCCTTCGCGGTAGTGCACAATGGGGTTTTAGAGAACTATTTAGAGCTGAAGAGGTTTCTCCGTGAGATAGGGCACATATTCGCAAGCGACACAGACACTGAAGTCGTGCCCCATCTCATAGAAGAATATTATGAGGAAACTCGCAGCGTTTACGAATCCTTCAAGAGGGTTGTTAAGAAGTTAAAGGGAACTTATGCTATCTTAATGATTTCCAAGTATGAACCTGATAGAATTTTCTTTGCGAAGAAGGACAGCCCCTTGGTGATCGGGGTTGGAAACGGGTTTAACCTCTTAGCTAGCGATATCCCGGCTATCCTAGAGCACACTCGAAGGGTTATCGTGTTAAGGGATCATTGGATTGGCTTCATCACTCCCACAATGATTTATATAGAGGACCTAATGGAAGAGGAGCCGGTGGTTCCTGAGAGATATGTTAGGAATGTCGAGTGGAGCGTTCAAGATGCCGTGAAAGGAGGATATCCTCACTTCATGTTGAAAGAAATTTACGAGCAGCCGAGAGCGTTGAGAGAGACTATTAGCGGCATAGTCAAAGACCCCGCGGTCCAGGAAGCGTTGAAACTCGTCTTGAATGCTGAGAGAATCTATGCTACGGGGGCTGGCACAAGCTTTCACGCCGTAGAATACTTCTCTATTGCTACCACAAGGATCGTCGGGAAGCCAGTGTTCAGTTTCATTTCAAGCGAGTATGAGACCTACTTGACCGCTTCAGGAGAGGGCGACGCACTAATCGTCGTAAGCCAAAGCGGTGAGACGATGGATTCGCTGAAAGCGTTGAGGGCATTTAGGGAAAGAGGTGTTAAGATCATTGCCGTGAGCAATGTCGTTGACTCTGCTATCCCGCGGGAGAGCGATGTAACCTTGTATACTAGAGCAGGCCCAGAGATAGGTGTTGCTGCTACGAAGACTTTCACCACTCAAACCGCTCTATTATCGTATATTACCCTAGAGCTCGGCGCTTCCTCGGGCAGACTGGATAAGGCTGAGAGAAATGAGATTATGTCTTTCATAGAGAACGTTGGAGAGCTTGCCGAGAAGAATTTACAGGCGGCAGGCGACTACGTTAAAAAGCTGGCAACCGAAATCTCGGATGCCCGGAGCATCTACTACTTGAGCAGAGGTATCGGTGTCCCAGTGGCGAGGGAGGGAGCTTTAAAGATAAAGGAGATAGCTTACATTCACGCCGAGTCGTATCCTGCTGGGGAGTCCAAGCACGGTCCTATAGCTTTAGTTGAAGAAGGGTTTCCGGTCGTTTTCATAATACCGAGCGATCCAGTGTTGGATACGCTCCTGCTTGGGAATATCGAAGAGATGCGGGCTCGAGGAGCATTCACTGTTGGCGTTGGACCATCGGACTCGAGGGCTGTTGACCTGGTTGATGTATTCATACCAGTGATCTCGCCTCACTGGATTGTTACCCCCATTACTCACACGATACCGCTACAGTTACTAGCTTACCATACCGCTGTTGAAAAGGGATTGGACCCGGATAAACCCCGTAACCTTGCTAAGACGGTTACGGTTGAGTAG
- a CDS encoding ZIP family metal transporter, whose translation MILFEENILLRSLVFGLIPALGTTLGGVVGAIMPRSRDSYLDLGMGFAAGLMLVASFTSLLLPSIELSNVFLSTAGFTAGVLLMYGVDKITPHEHLEERFEGPLRLKGRVKALYLTVLAILIHNIPEGMAVGAGSALPFEKGLALSIAIALQDVPEGFAVSYPLISLTRNKFKAVFISALSGLSETVASVLTGLIIESSMGLIPFLLALAAGGMIYVVSDEVIPETHKYGHEEYATLGFILGFITMLLLDSLV comes from the coding sequence ATGATCTTGTTCGAAGAAAACATCCTCCTCAGAAGCCTTGTTTTCGGGTTGATCCCAGCTCTGGGCACTACTTTAGGAGGCGTAGTCGGCGCCATAATGCCTCGTTCACGCGACTCATACCTTGATCTCGGAATGGGTTTTGCTGCGGGGCTAATGCTCGTAGCTTCTTTCACTAGCTTACTTCTCCCCTCGATTGAGTTATCCAACGTATTCTTATCCACTGCAGGTTTCACCGCTGGAGTCTTATTAATGTATGGTGTCGACAAGATCACGCCGCACGAGCACCTCGAGGAGCGGTTTGAAGGCCCCTTGAGGCTGAAGGGAAGAGTGAAAGCGCTGTACTTGACGGTCCTAGCCATCCTCATCCACAATATCCCCGAGGGAATGGCTGTAGGAGCGGGCTCAGCCCTTCCCTTCGAGAAGGGTTTGGCTTTGTCGATCGCTATAGCTCTTCAAGACGTTCCAGAGGGCTTCGCGGTATCTTACCCTTTGATAAGCTTAACGAGGAACAAGTTTAAGGCAGTCTTCATATCAGCCCTCTCAGGCCTCAGCGAAACAGTCGCCAGCGTCCTCACCGGGCTGATTATCGAATCAAGCATGGGATTAATTCCCTTCCTCCTAGCATTAGCAGCAGGGGGGATGATTTACGTTGTGAGCGATGAGGTAATACCCGAGACTCACAAGTACGGCCACGAAGAATATGCTACTCTCGGCTTCATCCTCGGATTCATTACTATGCTACTCCTCGACAGTCTGGTTTGA
- a CDS encoding saccharopine dehydrogenase C-terminal domain-containing protein, with translation MSTVTVLGLGRVGFRTLKLLLELLPQHNFNAVDANPEAKALVEKLERVSFYTYSQEVLGRLLKTTDLFVTALPSSRAFNILRTISEGCVDVVDVSFTREDPYLLEPIVEKCGTVFVPDAGFAPGYSNLVAGYSAQILKGLEKIDIMVGGIPEKPVPPLGYVVTWNPLDLIEEYLRPARIVRDGELVAVDPLSEIVTVEIEGVGRLEGFVSDGLRTLIRNVKASSMREITLRWPGHISSMKLLRELGLMSHETVKVDDCEVQPVKLLSKLFELKLKGEVRDIAILHVEAFNSSGKKYVETAILHGTLEDPATPYFTALVHAYSAFLVSKGKVKSGVQPLENLWEFKNEFTKYLEDKRVLVKIAVKQ, from the coding sequence ATGAGTACAGTAACCGTGCTCGGGCTTGGTAGAGTAGGGTTTAGAACCCTTAAACTTCTCCTCGAACTTCTACCTCAACACAACTTCAACGCAGTAGACGCCAACCCAGAGGCTAAAGCCCTGGTCGAAAAACTGGAGCGAGTATCCTTCTACACGTACTCGCAAGAGGTGCTGGGAAGGCTCTTGAAAACCACCGATTTGTTTGTAACTGCACTCCCTTCTTCCAGAGCGTTCAACATTTTGAGGACTATAAGCGAGGGATGTGTAGACGTAGTGGATGTGTCGTTCACGCGGGAGGACCCGTACCTTCTCGAGCCAATAGTCGAGAAGTGTGGGACAGTCTTTGTGCCTGATGCAGGCTTTGCCCCGGGCTATAGCAACTTGGTAGCAGGATATTCCGCCCAGATCCTGAAGGGACTCGAGAAAATCGATATAATGGTCGGAGGCATACCGGAGAAGCCAGTTCCCCCCTTAGGCTACGTAGTCACGTGGAATCCGCTGGACTTGATTGAAGAATACTTGAGACCAGCTAGAATAGTGCGAGATGGAGAACTCGTTGCAGTTGACCCGTTGTCCGAAATCGTCACGGTGGAGATTGAAGGAGTGGGAAGACTGGAGGGATTCGTATCTGATGGGCTTAGAACGTTGATCAGGAACGTTAAAGCCTCGAGCATGAGGGAGATAACCCTGAGGTGGCCTGGACACATATCCTCGATGAAGCTGTTGAGGGAATTGGGTTTAATGAGCCATGAAACCGTGAAGGTGGATGATTGCGAAGTACAGCCCGTTAAACTGTTGTCGAAACTATTCGAACTTAAATTGAAGGGAGAAGTGAGGGATATCGCTATACTTCACGTCGAGGCTTTCAACAGCTCCGGCAAAAAATATGTGGAGACGGCGATTCTCCATGGGACTCTAGAGGACCCGGCGACTCCCTACTTCACAGCTTTAGTCCACGCTTACTCGGCCTTCCTGGTCTCTAAGGGGAAGGTGAAGTCGGGCGTACAACCCTTGGAGAACCTATGGGAGTTCAAGAACGAGTTCACGAAATACTTGGAGGATAAGCGAGTCTTAGTGAAGATTGCCGTGAAGCAATAG
- the tsaA gene encoding tRNA (N6-threonylcarbamoyladenosine(37)-N6)-methyltransferase TrmO produces MGFAKIELTPIGVVHVDASDEEVRESVNGVDGVVEVYQEYEQALKGLEGVSHLILVTYLHKVSEQDRKVLLVKPRRLVKYGIPPENLPLIGVFATDSPVRPNPIGISIVELKRVLGRFLEVRGLDVFNGTPVLDIKPYTAGRIVQNPVLPNWYSELLKMVEKTAPGVREL; encoded by the coding sequence TTGGGGTTTGCTAAAATAGAGCTCACGCCAATAGGAGTCGTCCACGTTGATGCAAGCGATGAAGAAGTGAGGGAGAGCGTCAACGGTGTTGACGGAGTAGTCGAGGTTTACCAGGAGTATGAACAGGCCCTGAAGGGGCTGGAAGGGGTCTCACACTTGATTCTAGTGACCTACTTACACAAGGTCAGCGAGCAGGATAGGAAAGTATTACTGGTAAAGCCGCGTAGGCTCGTCAAATACGGAATCCCCCCGGAGAACCTCCCATTGATAGGAGTCTTTGCCACTGACTCACCGGTTCGCCCCAATCCCATCGGCATTTCCATTGTTGAGTTGAAAAGGGTTTTAGGGAGGTTCCTAGAGGTAAGAGGATTGGATGTATTCAATGGAACCCCAGTATTGGATATTAAGCCCTATACTGCTGGGAGGATTGTTCAGAACCCGGTGCTACCCAATTGGTATTCGGAATTGCTTAAAATGGTTGAGAAGACTGCTCCAGGAGTTAGGGAATTGTGA
- a CDS encoding DUF2148 domain-containing protein — protein sequence MITEAEALRNAVKTVAELMVTAAKTAPKAKGVDNIVASIIDSKEELEKLAAKMEELAPEYGEFFRRDAQNVRNSIAVVLIGCKISSLQLKQPSNYPLDADTVNSLVNLGIALGSAVKVAGILNVDNRIMFTIGVAAQELGLLKADVVYGIPLSASGKNIYFDRKWPP from the coding sequence GTGATCACCGAGGCAGAAGCCCTAAGAAATGCCGTGAAAACAGTTGCCGAGCTCATGGTAACCGCCGCTAAGACGGCTCCAAAGGCAAAGGGCGTCGACAACATAGTCGCATCCATAATAGACTCCAAGGAGGAGCTCGAGAAGCTCGCCGCTAAAATGGAGGAGCTTGCCCCAGAGTACGGGGAGTTCTTCAGAAGGGATGCACAGAACGTAAGGAACAGTATAGCAGTGGTTTTGATAGGGTGCAAGATATCAAGTCTTCAGTTGAAGCAGCCCAGCAATTACCCGCTTGACGCGGACACGGTTAATTCACTGGTGAATTTGGGGATAGCCCTGGGCTCAGCTGTTAAGGTGGCGGGCATCTTGAACGTGGATAACAGGATAATGTTTACGATAGGAGTGGCTGCCCAAGAACTCGGATTGTTGAAGGCTGACGTAGTCTACGGTATACCGTTATCGGCGTCGGGTAAGAACATCTACTTTGATCGCAAATGGCCTCCTTAA
- a CDS encoding SLC13 family permease gives MKNKKIFYVLLMAFTTSIMISFFLKIPGDQLGLEIINYWRETTGNTGDINDPASFVKQTISLGVFLTVIILTVISMEYRYYGAFLGISLITILGTVPPQSLISGVEWNLIMFLIGSMTLAFILRTLGVFEYIAVKILEFSHGSVKKLLFTILFFSWFLAMIVDEATSIVYVMLLIFEIKRMSHHEVMPLAIISVLATNIGSMALPVGNPIGIYISFTASLSVSDFLARALPLSLALLLTTYFIVYFLNKKYLNGLALELNPERVKRRVEVYYSNTRKEDLVKIKIGLILTVIFLLMISTVDFLAELITSFSGNQVQPHSLLSFIPYVFIMLAGLLYGPQKLEQAIMKGVEWPSILFFISLFMLGFSLLYTGIASKLAYATIKLRGIVEGDTGFLAEVILVFSAVLSSFLDNLSVIVALTPIAKTVEAVFSTRKVYWSMLYGGVLGGNFTPIGSTANIVAIGLLSKEKMSVSWSDWFKIALIPTLIQVLIALLWNSMLA, from the coding sequence ATGAAGAATAAAAAGATATTTTACGTCCTACTAATGGCATTTACTACTTCAATTATGATCTCATTTTTTCTGAAGATCCCGGGAGACCAGCTTGGCTTGGAAATAATTAACTATTGGAGAGAGACCACAGGCAACACGGGGGATATCAATGACCCGGCGAGCTTTGTAAAGCAGACAATATCGCTCGGCGTGTTCTTGACAGTGATAATCCTTACCGTGATATCCATGGAGTACAGGTATTACGGGGCCTTCCTAGGGATATCGTTGATCACGATCCTGGGAACCGTTCCACCCCAGAGCCTGATTAGCGGGGTTGAGTGGAACTTGATAATGTTCTTGATAGGGAGTATGACGCTTGCATTCATACTTAGAACCCTGGGGGTGTTCGAATACATTGCTGTGAAAATACTCGAGTTTTCACACGGCTCAGTGAAGAAGCTTCTTTTCACTATTCTATTTTTCTCCTGGTTTCTAGCTATGATCGTCGATGAGGCTACGAGTATTGTTTACGTTATGCTTTTGATTTTTGAAATAAAACGTATGTCGCATCATGAAGTAATGCCATTGGCAATTATATCGGTATTAGCAACTAATATTGGGAGCATGGCTTTACCTGTTGGAAACCCCATTGGCATATACATTTCTTTTACGGCATCTCTCTCCGTTTCAGACTTCCTGGCGAGAGCTCTCCCACTCTCCCTAGCACTGCTCCTCACTACATACTTCATCGTCTACTTCTTAAACAAGAAGTACCTGAATGGGCTCGCGCTCGAGTTGAACCCTGAGAGAGTGAAGAGAAGAGTAGAGGTTTACTACTCGAACACGCGAAAGGAGGATTTGGTGAAAATCAAGATAGGATTAATCCTCACCGTGATTTTCCTGCTAATGATATCCACGGTGGATTTCCTAGCAGAGCTTATAACGAGTTTCTCGGGTAACCAAGTGCAACCACACTCCCTACTATCGTTTATACCTTACGTCTTCATAATGCTCGCTGGACTCCTATACGGTCCCCAAAAGCTTGAACAAGCCATAATGAAGGGGGTCGAGTGGCCTTCAATACTATTCTTCATATCCCTATTCATGCTCGGGTTCTCTCTACTCTACACTGGCATAGCCTCAAAGCTAGCATACGCAACCATCAAGCTGAGAGGCATCGTTGAGGGCGATACCGGTTTTCTAGCAGAAGTGATCCTAGTCTTCTCAGCCGTTTTAAGTAGCTTTCTCGATAATTTAAGCGTCATAGTAGCATTAACGCCCATAGCCAAAACCGTTGAGGCAGTGTTCTCCACGAGAAAAGTCTACTGGAGCATGCTTTACGGCGGAGTCCTAGGCGGAAACTTCACTCCCATCGGTTCAACTGCAAACATAGTTGCAATAGGGTTATTGAGCAAGGAGAAGATGAGCGTGTCGTGGAGTGATTGGTTTAAAATCGCTCTTATTCCCACGCTGATACAAGTCTTGATCGCCCTCCTCTGGAACTCGATGCTCGCGTGA
- a CDS encoding MoaD/ThiS family protein produces the protein MTSLKITVIFLGRASEISGRSLLTVELPDNATLYDLLKKLGETVNSRIFTKFLDGQYVFVTYVNDVPTISLNTPLKDGDRVSLITPEMGG, from the coding sequence ATGACATCCTTGAAGATTACAGTGATCTTCCTGGGAAGGGCAAGCGAGATATCGGGAAGGTCGCTTCTCACCGTGGAATTACCAGATAACGCCACGCTGTACGACCTGCTGAAAAAACTAGGAGAGACCGTTAATTCAAGAATATTCACTAAATTCCTGGATGGACAGTACGTATTCGTAACCTACGTCAACGATGTCCCAACGATCTCCCTTAACACGCCCTTGAAAGACGGGGACAGAGTCTCCCTTATAACTCCTGAGATGGGCGGTTAA